AGCGCAGCCCCCGCACCACCGCATAGACGAAGGCCTCGCAGGTGCGCGGATGGCGCTCCACGAAAGCCGGCGCCCCGTACACGCAGGTGCCCGGCATCGGGCCGCCGAACAGCTCATGTGCGCCCTTGGGCGTGCGCGGATCGGCCACCACCCGTGCCTCGCCGCGCAGCTCCAGCTGTGTCATGCCGGGGTCCAGGTGGCTCAGGGCGTCGATCGCGCCGTTGCGCAAGGCCTGTACGGCCTCCTGCATCGAACCATGAGGGACGAACTGCACCTCTGCCGGCTTGAGCCCGCCCTTGGCCAGGCACACGCGGGCCAGCACCTGCGACAGGCTGCCAGCCGCAGCCACCCCGAGGCGCCGCCCCCGCAGGTCGCCCATGCCGCGCCAGGTCGACATCAGCCGCGCAGAAACACCGAAGGACACCTTGGGTGTCCGCCCTTCGAGCACCACGGTGCGCAGCGGATGCCCTTGCAATTGCCGGGACACGAGGCCCAGGTAGGCGCCCGAACCGAATTCGGCATCGCCCGCCAGCACCGCATGCGAGGCACTGCCCGGCTCCGGCACTTCGAGCAGTCGCACGTCGAGCCCCTCGGCGCGGAAGTAGCCCAGCTCCTGCGCCACCGTCAGCGGCAGGTGGCAGAAGGACTCGCCCCGCCCGAGGGCCACCGAGACGCGAACCTGCTCCGGCTGGGCCCGGGCGCCCCCCAGGCCGGTGCCCAGCAGCACCGCGGCGGCGCCGAAGGTGCGCAGGCAGTCGCGCCGGCTCGGGCGGCGTGAAGGGCGCATCAGCGGAACGGGCAGGTGCAGCGGCATGACCGGCA
This genomic stretch from Eleftheria terrae harbors:
- a CDS encoding ABC transporter substrate-binding protein, producing the protein MPLHLPVPLMRPSRRPSRRDCLRTFGAAAVLLGTGLGGARAQPEQVRVSVALGRGESFCHLPLTVAQELGYFRAEGLDVRLLEVPEPGSASHAVLAGDAEFGSGAYLGLVSRQLQGHPLRTVVLEGRTPKVSFGVSARLMSTWRGMGDLRGRRLGVAAAGSLSQVLARVCLAKGGLKPAEVQFVPHGSMQEAVQALRNGAIDALSHLDPGMTQLELRGEARVVADPRTPKGAHELFGGPMPGTCVYGAPAFVERHPRTCEAFVYAVVRGLRWLQTAQPQDIIKTVPAELMGDRALYLASFFKVRESYSPDGELREDALRTAWKAAGWLGEPRPQDDLQALLGRSHTNEFVLRARARLRA